TGTGGGTGGCTGAGCCCAGCGTGGACCCCCGGGGTGGCCGAGCCCCACGGCCACCCCTCACTCTGCTGAGGAAAGTGGCACGtggtggggctgagccccccagcaCACCCCTCCACAGACCCTACTCCTCTGAGGGCTGAGACCTGTCAACTCATGACATGAGTGGGAGGCAGCTGGACACCTCCGAGCCACTCAAAGGGGTGTCATGGGGGtctggaggggtttggggatggggctggcctcctgccctgccaggatGTAGGAGGgttgtcccccccccatccccttttGGGTCCCCCCAACCCAGTTTGGGGCCAGGGAGGGTGATTTTCTGGGTGATTCAGCCGGAAGCTGAGCTGGGCTGGACTCGCCTTTCGCAAGCCTGCGGTGGGGACGTGCCACCGGTCACTgtcgccggggccggggcagccccaggaCCCACcgcagggagcagagcagccggtagccccccccttgccccccccccggcagcgtCCCTGCCCTTTGCGGTGTCCCTTTGCCCTGGGTCCCGCGGGGGACAGAGCAGcgtccctgccctgctgccccccccgggcTGGCCCTGTGCACCCCGGGGGCAAGTCCGGGGAGACTTTGGGCGGGGGGGGTGCCTGCAGGCAGGTCCCTGGTGGGGGTGGGTGTCCCCTTGGGTCCCGGGGGGCAAGTCCCGGGGCAGCAGGTCCCCTCGGGTCTCTGAGGGTGTCCCCTTGGGTCTTTGGGGGGCaggtctcggggggggggggggggggggggcagatccCCTCGAGGTCCCTGGTGTGCTCCGGGGGACCCATCGCGGAGAGGGGGGGGACAGGCAAGGGGacacctgggaccccccccagcccctgctgtgCTGCCTGAAGCCGCGGGGCGCTCAGCAGCGCGGGCGGGCTctgccccccgccacccccccgagcccccccgggaacccccagagccccccggACCCGCTTTTCACCTTCCAACTACCGCGAAGTCCCGGGGACGGCACTTACGGGGTGTCTGGGGGGGTAAATCTGTCGCGACTCCCGGTCGCGATCCCtggcccccccccagcaccggaGTCATAGTTGGCGGCGGGAGCCAATCAGCGAAGGGGCGGGACGTGCCGCCACCAATGAGAAGGGAGGGGCGGGCCGAAGGGGGGCGGGATTTGGGTGGTGCCGCCacgtggggggggtccccatgtGGGGCAGcgggggcccgatcctgccccgGAGACTCCGCAACGTCCCGCACCCCCGGGGACACCGGCGGGGACACTCCgtcggggtggggggcggccaGGGTCCCCGAGCCACGGCCCCGTGCCAGGTGTCCCCACCCCGGGTGTCCCCTCGCCACGTGTCCCCACGCCAAGGGACCCCATGGCAGGTGTCCCCATACCAAGTGTCCCCACCCCAAGTGTCCCCTGGCCCTGTGTCCCCATACAAGGTGTCCCCTGGCCAGGTGGCCCCACCCCTAGTGTCCCCTGGCCCTGTGTTCCCATACAAAGTGTCCCCTGGCCCTGTGTCCCCATACAAGGTGTCCCCTTGCCAGGTGTCCCCACCCCAAGTGTCCCCTGGCCCTGTGTCCCCATACAAGGTGTCCCCTGGCCAGGTGGCCCCACCCTTAGTGTCCCCTGGCCCTGTGTCCCCTTGCCAAGTGTCCCCATACCAAGTGTCCCCACCCTAGGTGTCCCCATTGCCAAACACCTCCCTACCAAGTGTCCCCAAGCCATGTGTCCCCATACCAAATGTCCCCAAGCCAGGTGTCCCCCATGCCAAGCAGAGTCCTGCAGGGTCCccggcctcccccagcccctgggggtGCTCAGTCCAGGGGACAGCAGTGTCCCTCAGCAGTGGGACGGGGGGGTGGGGCAGTCCTGGCGGGTGACCCTGCGGGGCAGCAGGCTGGCCTGGATAGGACAGGCACGGACAGGGGACATGGTGTGGGATGGGCATGGCTGGGTGACACGGTGCCCGTCACTGCCTTATCCCCAGCGACTTCACAGGACGACACAAGGAGAAAGGGTGCGGTGGCACCAAGGGACCATGTTTAATGTGCTCGtggggggtggggacagggacatgtgccaggagggatggggacagggacgtgggACAGCCTGAGCcaggtgggaaggggctgggggccaCTGGGATGGGGATAGAGGCTGTTGGATGGGGATGGCGGGATGGGGACAAGGGCCTTTGGGCTGGGGACAGCTGCAGCCCCActctccctgcctcagtttccccaggagAGCTCGTCTCAGCTGGGGACAGTGTGACAGGGAGGGAGGTGACATGCCCAGGCACCCGGGGTGACACCAAGCCCCTTGCCTAGGGGTCCGGcgggcgctgcctgtcccccttggGCTCACAGCCCGTGTCCCCAGCCTGGCTCACGGCAGCCACCTCCTGTCCCTGGTGGCGTGGGGGGGTGGCACAGAGGGTGTCACGGGCGGCGCTGAGCCGCGGGGCCACCcgctgcagcagggccagcaaCGGGCACTCGCAGGCCCAGGGGTTACCCGAGATATCGAGGTCCAacgcggggccggggggccgggggggcagctCCAGCGCCCGCAGGTGGTTACGGGCCAGGTCGAGGACGCGGAGGTGACGCAGGGGGACGAAGATGCCGGCGGGGAGCACCTGCAGCGCGTTAtcctggaggaagaggaagcgCAGGGCGGGCGCGGGCGCGAAGGCAGCGGGTGGCAGCGTGCCCAGCCCGTTGCCCTCCAGGTCGAGCCGCTGCAGCGCCCGCAGCCCGGCCAGCGCGCCCGGCGGCAGCGATGCCAGGCGGTTACGGGACAGATCCAGGCTACGGAGGGAACGCAGCGGGAGGAAAACCTCCGGCGGCAGCTCCGCCAACGTGTTGGCGGCCACGTCGAGCCACTGCAGCCGGGGAAGGTGCTGGAACCAAGCGGGTCGCAGCACCCGCAGCCGGTTCCCCCGCAGCACCAAGTGCTGGAGGTGGTTGGTGCCGGCGAAGAGGCCGGCGGGGAGATCAGCCAGGAGGTTTTCTGTCAGGTCGAGGACACGCAGGGTGGGCACGGGGCGCAGGACGGCTTCGGGGAGCGCGGCGAGGTGGTTGGAGGAGAGGTGGAGCTCCCGCAGCCGGGGCAGCCCGGccagggtggtggggaggagggtggcCAGCGCCGTGAACTCCACCGAGATGGCCACGGTGGTGGGGGGCAGCCCGGTGGGGAAGGTGCTCAGGGTGGGCTCCGTGCAGACGAACCGGGTGGCGTTGGGACGAGGGGAGCATggcgcggcggggccgagcgccagcagcgccagcagcagcggTGGCAGGATCCGGCCCGGTGGCATCATGGTGCTGGGCTGCAGGCAAGCGGCCATCGTCACCCGAGGGTTGTGCAAGCCCTGCCACTGCCGGCCGGCCACCAGCTCCCCACCCCACGGCAGGGGGCAGGCCATGGCACAGGCAGGAAGATGCCCTaacccccctgtcccccccctccctgacccccccagccctgccctcacctTCCCGACGGGCCGACGAGGCTCCTCGAGGACCGTCCTGGCTGCTCGGTGACTGTCACCCGgagggggggtgggtggtggCTCGGCCTCACGTGCCAGTTGGGAAATCGCCGCCTTCGCTGCCAGCTCGCAGGGTGCCAGCATCCAGGGGCAGGGTGctggtgtccccgtgtccccattgCACCCCACAGCTTTTGGGGGCCACAGCACTGACCCCCCCCCTTTCCACTCTCACCCCTCTCAGGGACTTTATGGGAGCCCAGCACCCGCCACATCATGAGCAGCACATGGAGCCGGACACCCAcatgggggaaactgaggcacagcgcctcatgggtgctgggggggggatggggacCCCGCGTTGCACCCGCTGCCTCGTGGCAAAACCCCGTGAGTGGGTCCGTGGCACAATGAGGGCTGAGCACAGAGGAACTCGTTGCATGGGTGGGAAAGGGGCTGggagtgggtgggtggggggagcccgggggggtGTGGGTGCACGGGGATGAATGTTGGGGTGCAGCAGGACCTATGTGTGCCCATGGTGGGGGGGTGAGTGCACGGAGACACGTGTGGccggggggggtgtggtgtgtgtgtgcatgcacgggGGGTTTTGCACACCCAGAGACCCCAGGCAGCCACACCCTGTGGCCCCCCCAATCCCgtgacccccccctccccgccagcagcaccCCCATGCCCAGCCCCGGCCGGTTTTGCCCCCCCCGAGgccgggggggtcctggggggggggggtaagaaggtgccgaggcggcggcgggggagtCGCCTCTGGTAAATGGGCGTTTATTGGGGCCGCGGGGTACAGACCGCGGGCGGCCGCATGCatggccgcggggggggggcacccaccgCCCCCCACCCTATTTACAGCCTGCCACCCCCCTGGGGACCTGCCACCCACCCCCCTGGGGACCCGCCACCCCGGGGCCGGGCAGAGGTGACACCGAAAGGGCACCCTTTGCCAGCAGAGAGTGGGTTCggtggggaccccccagccccagcagtgcGCCCACACCCCGGCTGTGCtttccggggtggggggggggggggggcgggatggaTGACCCCCCCCTCAAGCTGGCGAGGTTGACCCCAGGCTGGAGGGGGTGAGTGTGCCCCATCCCCAGATAACACACACATTTGGggcccaccccacccccctgcaccccaaatgTTCACCGTGTCCCATCACCGCAACAAACGCGCCCCGGTGGCACCCCCTGGCcgggtgtccccagggtgctggcagcacccacaagccctccccccccccaccccgggtgcCGCTGATGGGGCggaggggctgcggggtggggggcacagccctgctctgtgtccgtgtgtccatcccgctgccccccagggATCCCCCTCCCAGGGTGCCGCGGTCCCTGGGTCCAACCTGGGGAGGGGAACGGGATGGACAGaaccccccccctccaccccccacccccccctccaacCCCCGGGATCCAGGGCAAAGCAGCCGGAGCGCAGGGCACTGCCCCACGCCACCCGGGGACACCCCCAAACCCTATCCGGGGGCACTCAGGGGGtgcctgtcccccccctccctgccctcaccccaTGCCCGCACCTCCGGCCCAGCCACCCCTCCTTGTTCCCGGGGAACCGGGGGACCCCATCGGTGCCCTGgcggggggacgggacacacacacacgcacacacacacgcacacacacgcggTGGGACCCTATTTTCCCGAGGGAGTCCGCTCCACGCCGTAGCGCAGGAGGTGGTGCAGGTCCGTCAGCGCCCGCGGGGGCCCGGCGCTGGGTGCTCGGGGTGCTGTGCCATGTCGCCCGTAAGCACCCGCCGGCACCTCGCCGCTGTTGAACGTGTGGTTCCTCTTGAGGTGGGTGCCGGGGCGGCCCGTGCCATTGTTGGCGTTGAAGTTCAGCTGCTCGGGGTGCCAGGGTGGCCCCTCGGTAAagtctcccccctccccgctgggTGCCGAAACCACCCGTCGGCGATCGGGGCTGGGGTGCGGCGTGCCGGCGAAGTCACCGTAGGAGCTGCGGGGTGGGCGGCGGGTGCCGGCGGGGGGGTGTTGCCGGGTGCGGGGACCCTCTTGGGGGTCCCGACCCCAATGCCCATCACCCGAGGAGTCGCTGAGTTCGGCCTCCAGCTCCTGATCCACCAGGATGGCGTGGCAGGAGAGGGGGATGCCGCGAGCCGGGCGGCCGGAGCCGGCGTGCAGCCGACCGGTGCCGGCGGCGGTCGTGCTGGACCCACCGGGGTCCCGCAAAGCGGCATTGATGATGTTGTGACTCTGCTCCCAGGTGCAGTTTTGGAGGGCGCCGGGGCAGCGTTTCTGCTGCAACGGGGTCTGCTCCGGCGTGGGCAGAACCCCCGAATCCAGGTCGTGTTGGGTGACCTTCCCCAACTCCTTGGGCCAACCGTTGGGCATGAGCGGGGCCAGCAAGGCGCCGGGTTGCCCGCCGCGGGCCCGCCGCTCGCCCAGCCGGCTGACGCTCACCACCGACTCGCTGTGGGCCAGGATGGTCTCCTTGTCCTTGCGGCGCGCCAGCTCCTTGCGGTCCCGGTGACCGATGAACCAGCAGACGCTGAAGCCGGAGATGACGGCGCCGATGACGAAGGCGGCTACGGAGGAGATCACCAACAGGTTCACCGATACCAGCCCGTCCGGCTCATCCACGAAGCTCTCCGTCACCAGTCCTGGGTGATGGGGGGGGTGTAGGGGGACACATGTGTCAGGGGACGGCTGCGGTGCCACCaccatgtcccctccccaggccCTGTCCCTGCCCCGCACTCACCCTCGCACTCGCCCAGGTGGGACGTGCTGCCGCCGGCAATGTCCTGCTCGAAGGTCACCCTGGGGAGGTGCAAATTGAgagggggggtgttggggggggggggggtcagccgGTCCCTAATAACCTGGCAGAGGGCTCCCAGCTTGCTTTGCTTCAGCAAGCAATGAGTTTGCTGGGTCTCAGCTCTGTGGGGAGCCCCTGAGACCCCGCTGACCCCGTCCCATGTCCCCCagcgtccccccccccgcccccaggccTGGCAGCGTTACCTGGGGCTGGGCTCCAGGAAGATGCAGGAGCCCTCGGGTGTCCAGCCGCAGTAGGGGTCCCGGCTCCCCAGGCAGTtcctggcagggagcagagacGTCAGGATCAGTCCCGACACGGCGGGGACGACACCCCAGCCCCCACGAGGGTCCCTGGCCCcacactgtgcctcagtttccctcggCTGTGCTCCCAGCCACGCTGAGCCCTTCCCAGCTGGATCCCAGCACAGGGCAAATTCCTGGGATGTGAGGGCAGCCCCCCCTGCTcctcacacacccccccacccccccagcaagccctgcccaccctggggagcagctgagacCGGCGCACTCACTTCATGCAGCCCGAGTGCTGCTGGCAGCGAGCCACGGGCACCCTGGCCACGCACGGGGGGAAGGCCAGCAGCAAGGACCCGGCCGCCTtgtccagctccagccccaggagCCGCCGCTCGTCCTCCGTGTCCCGGCCACAcctggggacagggcagagctCAGCGTGGCCCCAGCCCTGGTCCCTGCCTGCTCACCATGGAGCTGGCCCCAGCGCAGGCTGGTCTAGAGGAGGGCATCTCAGccgttccccccaccccattcaCCCACCCACCCCTCTGACCCACCCGCACAACCCTGGCATCCCTCTGACCCATCCCCTCCAACCATCCATCCATATCACCCATCCACTCATCCCCAACCACTTCATTCATCCTCCTGTCACCCTACAACAATCAATCAACCCCCCTCTGAACATCTCATCCACCCACTGACCCACCCACCCATCAATCCAACCACCCCCATCCATCCAGATCTCCAACAACTCACCACCTACCCATCCAAACActcattcatccatccatccatccatccacccacccatccctttccatccctccatccctccatccctccatccatccacccatccctttccatccatccctccatccatccatccctccatccacaCATCTGaccacccccacccacccacccacccactcctctcctctcctcccacccagcaccccagcacccacctcccaggGTGGTAGGTCTCAAACTCCTCCAGGAAGACGCTCTGGCTGCCGGGGGGTGCGGGCGCGGGGCTGGTGCTGGCGTTGGGCTGGATGAGGAACTTGAGGACGGTGCCCGTGCTGGAGCCCAGGAAGACCACGGTGTGGTTGCCCCATGGCCCCGCTGCGTTGTCCACCACGATCTTGCGGAGCTGGTACCTGCACGGTGTGAAcggagcagggtgctggggtgtgTGGGAGCCCACGtgtgcccggggagggggaaactgaggcgggGTGGGGAGGTTGGGACATCCCCACCAGGGGATGGACAGGCTGTGGCTGGCCCAGAGCAGGGAATGCCCAAGGAGTGCGAGGGGCGTGCAGATCCCAAATGGAAACTTAGTCCAGATCCCGGCCTGGACCCAGCCAGACCCATCCCAGACCCCCCCCATGACTCATCCCAGACCCCACTCAGGATCCTGCCCACACCCTGCCCGGACCCAGCCTGGATTCCACCCAGATCCCAGCTGGGACCCAGCTCAGATCCCACTAAGGAACCAGCCCGGATCCCCCTGATGCCTTGGTAGAAtcccagcctgtccccagcctggtgtccccatcccctgctccacatccccatccccagccccacatccccatccccagccccatgtccctgtccccagccccacatccctgtccccagccctgtgtccccatccccatccccacatccccatccccatccccacatccccatccccagccccacgtccccacccccatccccacatccccatccccagccccacgtccccacccccaaccccacatccccatccccaggcccgtgtccccagccccagccccgcacgCGTCCTGGCTGCCCTGCCAGCGGGAGGCTACGGCCTGAGAGCCCCACTTGATTAATTCCCCATCAAGTAGCAATTAAGGCAGATTTAATTAGGACAAGACAATCTCGACTGCAAAGTTTATGAGATTTATCAGGTCTCCTGGCGCTCTCCTGGCGCTGGCACGCACGTGCAAGGGCATCACGAGAGGCTCCAGCCACCACCCAGCAGCGCCCAGCAGCGCCCAGCAGcgcccagcagcccccccagcccctccccgggCCGGATCCTGCCCCAGGCGCTCACCGGCTCATGGTGCGGAGGATCCAGGGCGCGTTGCCCAGGGATGGTACCGCCTCGTCCATCAGCGGGTGCGTCTTGACGAAGTTGAGGATCTCGTCGGGGAAGGTGCTGGAGGAGTTGTAGCGCATCCCCGGGGACGCGCAGCACCCAGGCCTGCACCCGTGGCACAGCTCAGCGTCCCCATGGCCACGctgcccctgtccccagccctgtccccagcccagctggtACTGGCCATGGCTGTCACtgttcctgtccccatccccatcatcCCCATCCCCTCTACGCTTCCTGCTGGCAccatcccatccccacccccactgACCCTGCTAATATGAGCCCTTGCCAaccctgtcctgtccccatccctgtccccatcatCATCCCCATTACCATCCCCaccaccctccctgcaggtacCAGCCCTGATCACTcctgtccttgtccctgtccccatccctgacTCTACGGCCACTCCCATCGCTCTCCCTGCAGATACCAGCCctggctgtccctgtccctgtccccagccctgtccccacctCCATTCCCATGTCCCTTCTTGCTGGTCCcagcctggctgtccccagccctgtccccgtgGCGTGTCACTCACCGGGGCTTTGGCACCATGTCCTCGGGCACCGGTGTCCAGATGGACTCGGGGGATTTCTGCTCCCGGAAACGTCCCTCGAAGACGGCAGCCACTTGGGTCATGTCAAAGGCGCAGACGGCCGAGCCGGGTATGCTGGGGGGACGTGGGCACGGGGTGAGCACCTCAacctgtccccaatgtcccccacgGACACTGGGGCACGTGGAGGGGTCCCAGCCCAGCCTTGTGGGGCTGAGCAGGGCACAAGAGGATCGGACCTGTTGGCAGGCGTGGAGAAGACAGCCAGCACCACGGGGCGCCCGTCCAGCTCCAAGATGTCCGTCACGGCTTGGATGACGTTGAAGTAGAAATGCGAGTCGCCCGGCACGGAGCAGTTGAGCCGGGCCTTGAGGAAGGAGGTCCACTGCTTCTCCAGCACCCGCTGCGAGCCCCCCATGTCGTTCTTGCACACCCGGGCCACCCGGGACACCACCACCTGTGGGGTGGGCACCCATCAGCACCTGGTACCCGACCCCAATGACCAtccccttgtccctgtccccaccccggGTGTCTCGGGCCACTGCAGGGATGTCTCCCACCTTCTCCAGGTAGTTGAACTCCATGGCGATCTCCCGAAAGAAGAAGTAGACGTGGCTCCTCCATTCCACGGCGTGCACAAAGTAGGGCTCTGCGGGGACAGTGGCAGGGTCAGGGATGTCCCAGGATGGCATGAAAGGGGCCGTGTGCCACGTCTTGGCATGGCACATGGTGGCCACCATGCCGGGGGAAGGCACCTTTGAACCATTTGGAGTCGTGTTTGACGGTGCGGAGGGTCGGGCTGTCCCCCAGGCTGCGGTAGATGACGGCGTCGATGGCCAGGAAATCCGTCACCGTGGCGGTGAAGAGCATCCCCCCTGCGCGGGAGAGGGGCGTcagccgggcgcggggcgggagACGGCGGGCAGAGCGTCCGGCTCAGCGCCGGCagtgccagcactgacctgtgaAGAGGGCCACGTTGGCGTGCTTGGGGTCGTAGGGACACCGGGCCATGCCACTGATGTTGTCCCCGATGGGCTCCAGCGTGTCCATCTATAGCGGGCGAGACGGGGCCGTGAGCGGGGCCGTGCGGGCAGCGGGGCCCGGGCTGCCTCAGCGGCGCAGGCGGGAGCATCCCCTGCCCGCAGAGCCCGTCACCCAGCCACGGCGGGGGGGCACCCGTGGGGTGGGTGACACGGGGGGGTGGGTGACTCACACTGTAGTTGGCGCAGACGGGGTTGAAGGCGTTGGTGCCACAGACGAAGAGCAGGCTCTCGTTCCGCACCAGCAGCACCTTGACGAAGTTACGGCACTCTGCCTGCGCCGGAGAGAGGGGACCGTCACCCCCCCGCACCCTggcccacccaccccacccctgggtgctcccATCGCTGCGACAGTCTGGCTTGCGGGgtgttttcaccccaaaatggcatTTATGGGACCTGGAAATTGGATTTCTGGCAGATGCCAGGCTGTGCCCGCTCTGATCCACAGGCCCGAAATAATTAATTACAAACCCAATTATCTAAGCGGCCAATAAATCACGGAGACACAACGGccggcagggagcagggaggaggagggtgacaccggccgggggggggacatggggtggcTTTGTCCATGTGACACAGGGCGCAGGAGGGTGCTCAGCCCCCATCCAGGGGGGTCTCACGGGGTGTGGCCCCCCCCAACCCCGTACCTCGTGTTTCCCCTTCATCCGGCAGATGCTGATGTCGTGCTGGTTCGAGCGCCATGTCAGCttctggggggggacacacacaaaacccagcgtggggctggggagaagctgacagccccccccagtgccccccccaacccccagtACCCAGGGGCTCAGCACTTACCCGGTGGTAGCGCATCTCGCTGGCACCGGTGGGCTCCAGGCTCACGCGGTAGACGTTGTCCCTGGGGAGAGGGACACGGGTGTCACCACCCTGTGGGGCACCCTGGGGATGTGCCCCCCAGCGAGGCATGTTGGGGGGGTGCTGGATTCCtcaccaccccccctccccaggaaggtttggggtgctggggtgggcaATGAGCATCACCGgggcagggacagccctgccagagcccccgcagccccccggggtgCCCCAGGGCAGATTTTGGGGTGCCCCAGGGCAGGTAGTGGGGTCCCTCCCCAGCAAAAAGTGTTGGGGGGGTGTTGGGTGCCCACCCCCATCGCGGGGAGGCTTTGGGGTGCTGCGGTTCAGACCTGTCCCCGATGAAGAGGGTCCGGTTGACCTTGAGGATGCGCTGGATGTTGAGGCGCTGGGTCCCCCCGCCCTCGGGGCCGGCCGGCCGGCTCGTGCCGTGGCCCACGAAGACGGCGTAGTGCTTCACGTCTGGGGGGGCACACGGGGGGTCACACGCTGCTGGggcccccccctgcagcccggtTCCCCCAGACAGCCAAGGTGACCACTTTCACCTGGCCCTTCCCAAGGGCGCCCCCTCCTGCCTTCACCCCaaagcaccccaaaaccccttcCCACGGGTATCCCCTCCTGCCTTCACCCCAAACCCCTTCCCATGGGTCCCCCCTCCTGCATTCACCACaaagcaccccaaaaccccttcTCAAGGGTGCCCCCCTCCTGCcttcaccccaaaacaccccaaaaccccttcCCATGGGTGCCCCCTCCTGCCTTCACCCCAAAGCACCCCAGAACCCCTTCCCATGGATGTCCACCTCCAGCCTTCACCCCAAAGCACCCCAGAaccccctcccctctctgtgCCGAGCTGTGTCCCCCCTTGTGTGTCAATgcagcaccctgacccccaccccacacccctggGTG
The Strix uralensis isolate ZFMK-TIS-50842 chromosome 27, bStrUra1, whole genome shotgun sequence DNA segment above includes these coding regions:
- the LRG1 gene encoding leucine-rich alpha-2-glycoprotein isoform X1, whose amino-acid sequence is MGTRGHQHPAPGCWHPASWQRRRRFPNWHVRPSHHPPPLRVTVTEQPGRSSRSLVGPSGSTMMPPGRILPPLLLALLALGPAAPCSPRPNATRFVCTEPTLSTFPTGLPPTTVAISVEFTALATLLPTTLAGLPRLRELHLSSNHLAALPEAVLRPVPTLRVLDLTENLLADLPAGLFAGTNHLQHLVLRGNRLRVLRPAWFQHLPRLQWLDVAANTLAELPPEVFLPLRSLRSLDLSRNRLASLPPGALAGLRALQRLDLEGNGLGTLPPAAFAPAPALRFLFLQDNALQVLPAGIFVPLRHLRVLDLARNHLRALELPPRPPGPALDLDISGNPWACECPLLALLQRVAPRLSAARDTLCATPPRHQGQEVAAVSQAGDTGCEPKGDRQRPPDP
- the LRG1 gene encoding leucine-rich alpha-2-glycoprotein isoform X2 — protein: MLAPCELAAKAAISQLAREAEPPPTPPPGDSHRAARTVLEEPRRPVGKPSTMMPPGRILPPLLLALLALGPAAPCSPRPNATRFVCTEPTLSTFPTGLPPTTVAISVEFTALATLLPTTLAGLPRLRELHLSSNHLAALPEAVLRPVPTLRVLDLTENLLADLPAGLFAGTNHLQHLVLRGNRLRVLRPAWFQHLPRLQWLDVAANTLAELPPEVFLPLRSLRSLDLSRNRLASLPPGALAGLRALQRLDLEGNGLGTLPPAAFAPAPALRFLFLQDNALQVLPAGIFVPLRHLRVLDLARNHLRALELPPRPPGPALDLDISGNPWACECPLLALLQRVAPRLSAARDTLCATPPRHQGQEVAAVSQAGDTGCEPKGDRQRPPDP
- the SEMA6B gene encoding semaphorin-6B is translated as MGPPPRVPLVLLFLLVAERTARGTFPEEPGPIAVAPEDYVKHYAVFVGHGTSRPAGPEGGGTQRLNIQRILKVNRTLFIGDRDNVYRVSLEPTGASEMRYHRKLTWRSNQHDISICRMKGKHEAECRNFVKVLLVRNESLLFVCGTNAFNPVCANYSMDTLEPIGDNISGMARCPYDPKHANVALFTGGMLFTATVTDFLAIDAVIYRSLGDSPTLRTVKHDSKWFKEPYFVHAVEWRSHVYFFFREIAMEFNYLEKVVVSRVARVCKNDMGGSQRVLEKQWTSFLKARLNCSVPGDSHFYFNVIQAVTDILELDGRPVVLAVFSTPANSIPGSAVCAFDMTQVAAVFEGRFREQKSPESIWTPVPEDMVPKPRPGCCASPGMRYNSSSTFPDEILNFVKTHPLMDEAVPSLGNAPWILRTMSRYQLRKIVVDNAAGPWGNHTVVFLGSSTGTVLKFLIQPNASTSPAPAPPGSQSVFLEEFETYHPGRCGRDTEDERRLLGLELDKAAGSLLLAFPPCVARVPVARCQQHSGCMKNCLGSRDPYCGWTPEGSCIFLEPSPRVTFEQDIAGGSTSHLGECEGLVTESFVDEPDGLVSVNLLVISSVAAFVIGAVISGFSVCWFIGHRDRKELARRKDKETILAHSESVVSVSRLGERRARGGQPGALLAPLMPNGWPKELGKVTQHDLDSGVLPTPEQTPLQQKRCPGALQNCTWEQSHNIINAALRDPGGSSTTAAGTGRLHAGSGRPARGIPLSCHAILVDQELEAELSDSSGDGHWGRDPQEGPRTRQHPPAGTRRPPRSSYGDFAGTPHPSPDRRRVVSAPSGEGGDFTEGPPWHPEQLNFNANNGTGRPGTHLKRNHTFNSGEVPAGAYGRHGTAPRAPSAGPPRALTDLHHLLRYGVERTPSGK